Proteins from a single region of Hermetia illucens chromosome 3, iHerIll2.2.curated.20191125, whole genome shotgun sequence:
- the LOC119652415 gene encoding uncharacterized protein LOC119652415 isoform X1 encodes MVQILVLLFLQSTLFSSAITFHCLKHHRNIDRFHLLRKCQRSLQSIVGLNNTDSARDCGQFTKSVKGLAFNYRPSFQRFNCFDTKLRSDYTECKILHSSKICLQENKTSFPRKQSHRHILDQPEQYYNCLALSCPEIGNLTTLVGDSHFNYYTLYANPIPSRNITCIPELGLFEVHDSLRNFSAALTACSNGSGTSLAHVISEDRTNGFADLMRAKFSNKKLKVRAAYVGLNYSTPSKEFQTTKTKENLLCYTYRAWAPGYPRNHGHDGCVAVTTNNSWVTTDCTKPLPFICEIHPSAPINEELNFFL; translated from the exons ATGGTGCAGATTCTGGTTCTTTTGTTCTTGCAGTCAACGTTATTTTCTTCTGCTATTACTTTTCATTGCTTGAAACATCATCGAAATATTGACCGCTTCCATTTATTAAGAAAATGCCAACGTTCACTACAATCCATTGTTGGCTTGAATAACACCGATAGTGCCAGAGATTGTGGTCAATTTACAAAGTCAGTTAAAGGATTAGCTTTTAATTATAGGCCGAGTTTTCAGCGGTTTAATTGCTTTGACACCAAACTTAGGTCAG ATTACACAGAGTGCAAAATACTTCATTCTTCAAAGATTTGTCTACAAG AAAACAAAACTTCATTTCCACGAAAACAATCTCATCGACACATCTTAGACCAACCTGAACAGTATTACAACTGCCTAGCACTATCCTGCCCAGAAATCGGCAATCTGACAACTTTGGTGGGGGACAGTCACTTCAATTACTACACATTGTATGCAAACCCTATCC CATCTCGAAATATAACTTGTATACCAGAACTTGGACTTTTCGAAGTTCATGACTCATTAAGAAACTTTAGTGCAGCACTAACAGCCTGCAGTAATGGATCAGGAACCTCACTCGCTCATGTAATTTCTGAAGATAGAACTAATGGTTTCGCGGATCTTATGAGGGCGAAATTCTCAAATAAAAAGTTGAAGGTGCGCGCGGCATATGTGGGGCTAAATTACTCAACACCATCAAAGGAATTCCAAACTACTAAAACGAAAGAAAACTTATTGTGTTATACCTACCGAGCTTGGGCGCCAGGATATCCAAG AAATCATGGACATGACGGATGTGTGGCTGTTACAACAAACAATTCTTGGGTGACGACAGACTGCACCAAGCCGCTACCATTTATTTGTGAAATTCATCCCTCCGCACCGATCAATGAAGaactaaatttttttctttaa
- the LOC119652415 gene encoding uncharacterized protein LOC119652415 isoform X2 codes for MVQILVLLFLQSTLFSSAITFHCLKHHRNIDRFHLLRKCQRSLQSIVGLNNTDSARDCGQFTKSVKGLAFNYRPSFQRFNCFDTKLRSENKTSFPRKQSHRHILDQPEQYYNCLALSCPEIGNLTTLVGDSHFNYYTLYANPIPSRNITCIPELGLFEVHDSLRNFSAALTACSNGSGTSLAHVISEDRTNGFADLMRAKFSNKKLKVRAAYVGLNYSTPSKEFQTTKTKENLLCYTYRAWAPGYPRNHGHDGCVAVTTNNSWVTTDCTKPLPFICEIHPSAPINEELNFFL; via the exons ATGGTGCAGATTCTGGTTCTTTTGTTCTTGCAGTCAACGTTATTTTCTTCTGCTATTACTTTTCATTGCTTGAAACATCATCGAAATATTGACCGCTTCCATTTATTAAGAAAATGCCAACGTTCACTACAATCCATTGTTGGCTTGAATAACACCGATAGTGCCAGAGATTGTGGTCAATTTACAAAGTCAGTTAAAGGATTAGCTTTTAATTATAGGCCGAGTTTTCAGCGGTTTAATTGCTTTGACACCAAACTTAGGTCAG AAAACAAAACTTCATTTCCACGAAAACAATCTCATCGACACATCTTAGACCAACCTGAACAGTATTACAACTGCCTAGCACTATCCTGCCCAGAAATCGGCAATCTGACAACTTTGGTGGGGGACAGTCACTTCAATTACTACACATTGTATGCAAACCCTATCC CATCTCGAAATATAACTTGTATACCAGAACTTGGACTTTTCGAAGTTCATGACTCATTAAGAAACTTTAGTGCAGCACTAACAGCCTGCAGTAATGGATCAGGAACCTCACTCGCTCATGTAATTTCTGAAGATAGAACTAATGGTTTCGCGGATCTTATGAGGGCGAAATTCTCAAATAAAAAGTTGAAGGTGCGCGCGGCATATGTGGGGCTAAATTACTCAACACCATCAAAGGAATTCCAAACTACTAAAACGAAAGAAAACTTATTGTGTTATACCTACCGAGCTTGGGCGCCAGGATATCCAAG AAATCATGGACATGACGGATGTGTGGCTGTTACAACAAACAATTCTTGGGTGACGACAGACTGCACCAAGCCGCTACCATTTATTTGTGAAATTCATCCCTCCGCACCGATCAATGAAGaactaaatttttttctttaa